One region of Hymenobacter sediminicola genomic DNA includes:
- the nfi gene encoding deoxyribonuclease V (cleaves DNA at apurinic or apyrimidinic sites): protein MAYYRPPGPPADPQLVRDLTHLQETMRAQVHLLPLPQAPTLIAGCDSSFPTSDTILSVFVVLRFPTLELVEKVYHTSTVELPYIPGLLSFREAPNLLLAYQKLQHKPDIIMVDGHGIAHPRRMGIAAHLGVLLNKPTFGVAKQKLTGTYQEPSLTKGSISPLLDKSGELLGEVIRSKDKVNPLFVSPGHHCDQATATRLTLACLRGYKLPEPTRLADYWAEEFKKELI from the coding sequence ATGGCTTACTACCGCCCACCCGGCCCGCCCGCCGATCCACAACTTGTGCGCGACCTGACGCACCTGCAGGAGACTATGCGTGCTCAAGTGCACCTGCTTCCCCTGCCCCAGGCTCCCACCCTCATTGCCGGCTGCGACTCTTCGTTTCCTACCTCTGACACCATTCTGTCGGTGTTTGTGGTGTTGCGCTTTCCGACGCTGGAACTGGTGGAGAAGGTCTATCATACCAGCACCGTCGAGCTGCCGTACATTCCGGGGCTGCTTTCTTTCCGCGAAGCGCCTAATCTGCTGCTGGCGTACCAGAAATTGCAGCATAAACCCGACATCATTATGGTGGATGGGCACGGCATTGCGCACCCGCGCCGCATGGGCATTGCGGCCCATCTGGGCGTGCTGCTAAACAAGCCGACGTTTGGGGTGGCTAAGCAAAAGCTGACTGGCACCTACCAGGAGCCTTCCCTAACCAAAGGCAGTATTTCGCCTTTACTCGACAAAAGCGGTGAGCTGCTGGGCGAAGTCATCCGCTCCAAAGACAAGGTGAATCCGTTGTTTGTGAGCCCCGGCCACCACTGCGACCAGGCCACAGCCACACGCCTTACCCTAGCCTGCCTGCGCGGCTACAAACTCCCTGAGCCTACCCGCCTAGCTGATTACTGGGCCGAGGAATTTAAAAAAGAGCTTATCTAG
- a CDS encoding T9SS type A sorting domain-containing protein, translated as MKRTFTLLLLLTAGLTGTGLHAQQLFSNGGFTTGATAKDGSAAPTGYTWSEVQNDAGVTTISNTNAGFSSLKSSNFELADDFTVPAGRRWTINSVGVYGYQTGYAGTTSPFTAIYIRIWNGPPSSATSQVIYGDLVTNRFTSSTDALSYRIFNSLYPAPSATGTTRRIWRVVATLPTPVSLPAGTYWVSYSTTTTTTTAHFMVPVTTVGLRQTPGANAQQTGSTGAWAPIQDAGNPAGPIVSMDMAFDLQGTSVLGTTAATPEFALRVGPVPASSLATAEFTSLKKPATFVLTDIQGRSVWKASSAVGSTSLQVPLDGMAAGTYLLTMTSELGSSRARLLKQ; from the coding sequence ATGAAAAGAACCTTTACCCTCCTGCTACTTCTCACTGCCGGCTTGACTGGTACTGGGCTGCACGCGCAACAGCTGTTTTCCAACGGCGGCTTCACTACCGGAGCCACCGCTAAAGACGGCTCAGCAGCGCCCACTGGCTATACCTGGAGCGAAGTACAAAACGACGCCGGCGTGACGACTATCAGCAACACCAACGCTGGTTTCTCGTCGCTGAAGAGCAGCAACTTTGAGCTGGCTGATGACTTTACGGTGCCCGCTGGCCGGCGCTGGACCATCAACTCGGTAGGCGTATATGGCTACCAGACTGGGTATGCCGGCACCACTTCCCCGTTTACGGCCATCTACATCCGTATCTGGAACGGCCCGCCTTCCAGTGCTACTTCGCAGGTAATCTACGGCGACTTGGTAACGAACCGCTTCACCAGCAGCACCGATGCCCTATCGTACCGCATCTTCAACTCGCTGTATCCTGCGCCGTCGGCCACCGGTACCACGCGTAGAATCTGGCGCGTGGTGGCCACGCTGCCTACGCCCGTATCATTGCCAGCGGGTACATACTGGGTTAGTTACTCTACTACTACCACTACCACTACGGCGCATTTCATGGTGCCCGTCACAACGGTTGGGCTCCGCCAGACACCCGGCGCCAACGCTCAGCAGACGGGTTCTACCGGGGCCTGGGCCCCCATTCAGGATGCTGGCAACCCAGCTGGCCCGATTGTAAGCATGGACATGGCGTTTGATCTGCAGGGTACGTCGGTGCTGGGCACTACGGCCGCCACGCCGGAGTTTGCGCTCCGTGTAGGTCCGGTTCCGGCTTCCAGCCTGGCCACAGCGGAGTTTACTTCTCTGAAAAAACCAGCCACTTTCGTCCTGACCGACATTCAGGGCCGCAGTGTATGGAAAGCCAGCAGCGCCGTGGGCAGCACTTCGCTGCAGGTGCCTCTGGACGGCATGGCTGCCGGCACCTATCTGCTCACCATGACGTCGGAGCTGGGCAGCAGCCGGGCGCGCCTGTTGAAGCAATAG
- a CDS encoding glutamate--tRNA ligase family protein codes for MSSVVSRLAPTPSGFLHLGNAVNFTLTWLLTRRVGGRLHLRIDDLDRARFRPTYLDNIFLTLQWLGLDYDAGPSGPDDFERNYSQRLYLSAYESALQAARAAYLHGFYACRCSRTDLARTAAPNGRYPGTCRELAMSLDTPETAWRARVPAATQLRFTDLQQGPLTVPLAEELGDFVVRRKDGVAAYQVASVVDDVRLGVNFIVRGLDLLPSTAAQLWLATQLPGAAPFQQTQFLHHGLLLDSAGQKLSKSTQTGQQRGILTDAGSPKVVYAAVARLLELPQAAGESLGSLLQALNDSPGI; via the coding sequence TTGTCTTCCGTCGTTTCGCGCTTGGCACCTACGCCCAGTGGCTTTTTGCACCTCGGCAACGCCGTCAACTTCACCCTTACCTGGCTGCTCACGCGGCGGGTAGGCGGCCGGCTGCACCTGCGCATCGACGATTTGGACCGGGCGCGGTTCCGACCAACGTATCTCGATAATATCTTCCTGACACTGCAGTGGCTGGGCCTCGACTACGATGCCGGCCCTTCCGGCCCCGACGATTTCGAGCGTAACTATTCGCAGCGCTTATACCTGTCTGCGTACGAATCAGCCCTGCAGGCCGCCCGGGCTGCGTACCTACACGGATTCTACGCCTGCCGCTGTTCCCGCACCGACTTGGCCCGTACTGCTGCTCCCAACGGCCGTTACCCCGGCACCTGCCGGGAATTGGCCATGTCACTCGATACGCCCGAAACAGCTTGGCGGGCGCGGGTGCCAGCCGCTACGCAGCTACGCTTCACTGATCTGCAGCAAGGCCCCCTGACTGTACCGTTAGCGGAAGAGTTGGGCGACTTTGTTGTGCGCCGGAAGGATGGTGTGGCAGCCTATCAAGTAGCCTCGGTAGTGGATGATGTGCGGCTGGGCGTCAATTTCATTGTGCGCGGGCTCGACCTGCTGCCCAGTACCGCGGCGCAATTGTGGCTGGCTACGCAGCTACCAGGGGCCGCGCCATTCCAGCAGACGCAGTTTCTGCATCATGGCCTGTTGCTGGATAGCGCTGGCCAGAAACTCTCCAAATCCACGCAAACGGGCCAGCAGCGCGGGATTCTGACCGATGCTGGTTCACCTAAAGTAGTATATGCGGCGGTGGCGCGGTTGCTAGAGTTACCGCAAGCAGCGGGGGAGTCGCTGGGGAGCCTGCTGCAGGCCCTCAACGACTCCCCCGGAATATAA
- a CDS encoding serine hydrolase: MKQLLRFLLLSLLVAARPAHSQQTLYFPPATGSTWASTAPQALGWCQPQLDSLLNFLGRKGTKSFIVLKDGRMVVERYYGTYTQDSIWYWASAGKSLTAMLVGIAQQDGLLSLQDSTTRYLGRGWTTAPAVKERLITVQNQLTMTSGLDDTPPTPCNNESQTPNCLLYRADAGTRWAYHTGPYRLLQDVLATASGLTINQYTNQRLASRIGMSGAWVNDVYYSRARDMARFGLLTLARGNWNGTAVLRDTAYFRRMTTPSQPMATIECRPLAAAHPASQKVTLYPNPTAESVTVGLLPGSSQLRLLDALGRPVQHWPAAQTTLSVAELRSGMYLLQWLDTQGSVLASKQLLKQ, from the coding sequence ATGAAACAACTCCTACGCTTTTTGCTTTTGAGCTTGCTTGTGGCCGCGCGGCCTGCTCATTCCCAGCAAACTCTCTATTTCCCACCTGCTACCGGCAGCACCTGGGCCAGCACCGCGCCGCAAGCCCTGGGCTGGTGCCAGCCCCAGCTCGATTCGCTGCTCAATTTCCTCGGCCGCAAAGGCACCAAGTCGTTCATCGTGCTGAAAGACGGGCGCATGGTGGTGGAGCGCTACTATGGCACCTACACGCAGGATTCTATCTGGTACTGGGCCTCCGCCGGCAAGTCGCTCACGGCTATGCTGGTGGGCATTGCGCAGCAGGATGGTCTGCTCAGCCTACAGGACAGCACCACCCGCTACCTGGGCCGGGGCTGGACCACGGCTCCGGCCGTGAAGGAGCGCCTCATTACCGTACAGAATCAGCTTACGATGACAAGCGGCCTCGATGACACGCCGCCTACCCCCTGCAACAACGAAAGCCAGACGCCCAACTGCCTGCTCTACCGCGCTGATGCTGGCACCCGCTGGGCCTACCACACCGGCCCCTACCGCCTGCTGCAGGATGTACTGGCCACTGCCAGCGGCCTCACCATCAACCAGTATACCAACCAGCGGCTGGCCTCCCGCATCGGGATGAGTGGGGCGTGGGTGAACGACGTGTACTATAGCCGGGCCCGCGACATGGCACGTTTTGGTCTGCTCACACTGGCCCGCGGCAACTGGAACGGCACGGCCGTGCTGCGCGACACGGCCTATTTCCGGCGCATGACTACTCCTTCCCAACCCATGGCCACTATTGAGTGCCGGCCGCTGGCTGCCGCTCATCCTGCCTCCCAAAAGGTAACGCTGTACCCGAACCCGACTGCAGAATCCGTGACGGTGGGTCTGCTGCCAGGCAGCAGCCAGCTGCGCCTGCTTGATGCGCTAGGCCGGCCGGTGCAGCACTGGCCGGCTGCTCAAACCACGCTGTCGGTAGCGGAGTTGCGCTCCGGTATGTACTTGCTACAATGGCTGGATACGCAGGGCAGCGTGTTGGCTTCCAAGCAGCTACTCAAACAGTAA
- a CDS encoding pirin family protein: MQTLLHTATSRGHASHGWLNSYHTFSFAGYQNPQRMHFGVLRVLNDDTVAAGMGFGAHPHDNMEIISIPLAGTLEHKDNAGNHGIIRSGDVQVMSAGTGIAHSEKNHSQSEEVKFLQIWLFPNKRGVQPRYDQQNFEPEGRHNQFQQVLSPNPDDAGVWIHQDAWFHLADFDAGFAADYQVKRPSNGVYVFVLEGDVTVAGQPLHRRDGFGLWETDSFSIQADSSARLLLMEVPMQLPQ, translated from the coding sequence ATGCAAACCCTGCTTCATACCGCCACTTCCCGCGGACACGCCAGCCACGGCTGGCTCAATTCGTACCACACGTTCAGCTTTGCGGGCTACCAGAATCCGCAGCGTATGCACTTTGGAGTATTGCGCGTCCTGAATGATGATACCGTAGCCGCCGGTATGGGCTTCGGGGCCCATCCCCACGACAACATGGAAATCATCAGCATTCCGCTGGCCGGCACGCTGGAGCACAAGGACAATGCCGGCAACCACGGCATTATCCGGAGCGGCGACGTGCAGGTGATGAGCGCTGGTACCGGCATTGCGCACAGTGAGAAAAACCACAGCCAGAGCGAGGAAGTGAAGTTTCTGCAGATCTGGCTGTTTCCGAACAAGCGCGGCGTGCAGCCCCGCTACGACCAGCAGAATTTCGAGCCCGAAGGCCGCCACAACCAGTTCCAGCAAGTGCTTTCGCCCAACCCCGATGATGCGGGCGTCTGGATCCATCAGGATGCGTGGTTCCATCTGGCCGATTTCGATGCCGGCTTTGCGGCCGACTACCAAGTGAAGCGCCCCAGCAATGGCGTGTATGTATTCGTGCTGGAAGGCGACGTGACCGTGGCCGGCCAACCTTTGCACCGCCGCGACGGTTTCGGACTGTGGGAAACCGACTCGTTTTCCATTCAGGCCGACAGTTCTGCCCGCCTGCTGCTTATGGAAGTGCCCATGCAGCTGCCGCAATAA
- a CDS encoding nitroreductase family protein, with the protein MKHAPTTYPVHEIIRKRWSPRAFASYPVAPETLEQVFEAASWAASAMNEQPWRYIYAHHADQENFQKMVDCLMPGNQPWAKNAPVLILALAKTQYDNGTPNGAALHDLGLANGNLILEATALGLHGHFMGGFDRTKAQETFQLPENLQPAVMIALGYQGEAEQLEEPFLSREKAPRQRKAIGEIAFHRQLPA; encoded by the coding sequence ATGAAACACGCCCCCACTACCTACCCGGTCCACGAAATAATTCGCAAGCGCTGGAGCCCTCGGGCGTTTGCAAGCTACCCTGTAGCCCCCGAAACACTGGAACAGGTATTTGAAGCCGCTTCCTGGGCCGCCAGCGCCATGAATGAGCAACCCTGGCGCTATATATACGCCCATCACGCCGACCAGGAAAACTTCCAGAAAATGGTGGATTGCCTGATGCCTGGCAACCAGCCCTGGGCTAAAAACGCGCCGGTGCTCATTCTGGCTCTGGCCAAAACGCAGTACGACAATGGCACCCCCAACGGAGCCGCCCTCCACGATTTGGGCTTGGCAAACGGCAACCTGATTCTGGAAGCTACAGCCTTGGGGCTGCATGGCCACTTCATGGGAGGTTTCGACCGGACCAAAGCGCAGGAAACATTCCAACTGCCCGAAAACCTGCAGCCCGCCGTCATGATTGCATTGGGGTATCAGGGGGAAGCGGAGCAGCTGGAAGAGCCGTTTTTGAGCCGCGAGAAAGCGCCGCGCCAGCGCAAAGCCATCGGCGAAATTGCCTTTCATCGTCAGCTTCCAGCTTAG
- a CDS encoding pirin family protein — translation MPHLLTSAASRGLKDIGWLQSNFSLSFGPYANPARSGFGLLRVFNDDFVQPGNGFGLHAHANMEIISVMLAGRMNHKDSLGYSEEVTTDWVQIMSAGSGLRHEEHNIGDDEVNFLQIWIEPKLQNVTPRYQRRHFPAEKRRNLLTTIVSNEEGTAHCWINQNAKLALGYFDAGQQLTYALNPLNKGVFIFLMEGELTVNGQAVAQRESIGLWETAEVQIACSAESKFILIEAPINH, via the coding sequence ATGCCACACCTGCTCACTAGCGCCGCAAGCCGGGGCCTGAAGGATATCGGCTGGCTGCAAAGCAATTTCTCGCTCAGCTTTGGGCCCTACGCCAACCCCGCCCGCAGCGGATTCGGGCTGTTGCGTGTCTTCAACGACGACTTCGTGCAGCCCGGCAACGGGTTTGGGCTGCATGCACACGCCAACATGGAAATCATTTCGGTGATGCTGGCCGGGCGCATGAACCACAAGGATTCGCTGGGCTACTCCGAGGAGGTAACAACGGATTGGGTGCAGATTATGAGTGCTGGTAGCGGCCTGCGCCACGAAGAGCACAATATCGGCGACGACGAGGTGAACTTTCTGCAGATCTGGATTGAGCCCAAGCTGCAGAACGTGACGCCCCGCTACCAGCGCCGCCACTTCCCGGCCGAAAAGCGCCGCAACCTACTGACCACCATCGTCAGTAATGAGGAAGGCACGGCGCACTGCTGGATCAACCAGAACGCGAAGCTGGCGCTAGGCTACTTTGATGCCGGCCAGCAACTCACGTATGCCCTGAATCCACTCAACAAAGGCGTATTTATCTTTTTGATGGAAGGCGAGCTGACCGTGAATGGCCAAGCAGTAGCGCAGCGGGAAAGTATTGGCCTTTGGGAAACTGCTGAGGTGCAGATAGCATGCTCCGCAGAAAGCAAATTCATCCTGATTGAAGCGCCTATCAACCACTGA
- a CDS encoding alpha/beta hydrolase family protein, translated as MKQTFLLLALSLAGLASRAQNLPYQLPPKAIATLAEAPPTPRVSISPNGQWMLMMDVQDMPAIADLSQPELRLAGLRINPRTNGPSRVNYATTLRLKRLPDGKELLVQGLPANARISEVNWSPDNSRIAFTHTTDNHMELWLADVSAASARLVPNLFLNGVFGSSYEWVSDSKNLIARAIVGGRGEVPSTLVPPTGPTIQENKGRTAAARTYQDLLKSPADERLFQYFALAQTVRVGVDGRMQPLGEPGIIQQASPSPNGRFVLVKTRHRPFSYTLPVSSFPVRVDVLSMEGPVVKTLDDLPLADNVPTSFDAAPTGPRAHGWREDAPATVYWVEAQDGGDPKTAAPVRDKIFALAAPFEGSALELAALPLRFAGIYWGTDKLALVEGYRWADRHETMWTLDLATKTSLTVLFDRSSQNTYTDPGTPYLTRNALGRSVLATDASSSTIYLFGMGASPEGDRPFVDELNVRTKKSLRWWRSAAPYYEVPLTILDAGKRQLVTRREAVNEAPNYFLRDTRGGRLVALTRFTNPYASLGGLKKQVLKYKRPDGVELTANLYLPPAYKKEDGALPTLLEAYPVEFKDKKDAGQVKGSPYAFTRLSWGSPVYWVTQGYAVLQGTSIPIVGEGDKQPNDTYTEQLVASAKAAIDEGQRLGVVDPKRVAVMGHSYGAFMTANLLAHSSLFKAGIARSGAYNRTLTPFGFQGEERTYWQASEVYNAMSPFNYADKIKTPILLIHGEADNNSGTFPMQSERFYSALKGHGATVRYVVLPAESHGYAARESIMHMLWEMNSWLDKYVKNPAAAETAPTVTEAPGN; from the coding sequence ATGAAACAAACTTTCCTCTTGCTTGCCCTAAGTCTGGCGGGTCTGGCCAGCCGGGCTCAGAACCTGCCGTACCAGCTACCGCCCAAAGCCATTGCGACGCTGGCCGAAGCTCCGCCAACGCCGCGGGTCAGCATTTCGCCCAACGGACAGTGGATGCTGATGATGGATGTGCAGGATATGCCGGCCATTGCTGATTTGTCGCAGCCGGAGCTCCGGCTGGCCGGCCTGCGCATTAATCCGCGTACGAATGGCCCCAGCCGGGTTAACTATGCCACTACGCTCCGTCTGAAGCGCCTGCCCGACGGCAAGGAGCTGTTGGTGCAGGGGTTGCCCGCCAACGCCCGCATCAGCGAGGTGAACTGGTCGCCGGACAACTCCCGGATTGCCTTCACGCACACCACGGACAACCATATGGAGCTGTGGCTGGCCGATGTATCAGCGGCTTCGGCGCGGTTGGTGCCTAACCTGTTTCTGAACGGCGTGTTCGGCTCTTCGTACGAGTGGGTTTCGGACAGCAAAAACCTGATTGCACGCGCCATTGTGGGCGGACGCGGCGAGGTGCCCTCGACTTTGGTGCCTCCTACCGGCCCTACCATTCAGGAAAACAAAGGCCGCACGGCCGCCGCGCGCACCTACCAAGACCTTCTGAAAAGCCCCGCCGATGAGCGGCTGTTCCAATACTTCGCGCTGGCCCAAACCGTGCGAGTAGGGGTTGATGGCCGCATGCAGCCGCTGGGCGAGCCGGGCATCATTCAGCAGGCCTCGCCTTCGCCGAATGGCCGCTTCGTGTTGGTAAAAACGCGCCACCGTCCTTTTTCCTATACGCTGCCCGTGAGCAGCTTCCCGGTGCGGGTAGATGTGCTGAGCATGGAAGGCCCCGTGGTGAAAACCCTCGATGACCTGCCGCTGGCCGACAACGTACCCACCAGTTTCGATGCCGCCCCGACGGGCCCACGCGCCCACGGCTGGCGCGAAGACGCTCCGGCAACTGTGTACTGGGTAGAAGCCCAAGATGGTGGTGACCCGAAAACCGCCGCTCCCGTGCGCGACAAGATTTTTGCTCTCGCTGCTCCGTTTGAAGGGTCGGCACTGGAGCTGGCCGCGCTACCGTTGCGCTTCGCCGGAATCTACTGGGGCACCGACAAGCTGGCGCTGGTGGAAGGCTACCGCTGGGCTGACCGCCACGAAACGATGTGGACGCTTGACTTGGCTACCAAAACCTCGCTCACTGTACTCTTCGACCGGTCGTCGCAGAATACCTACACCGACCCTGGCACGCCTTACCTGACCCGCAACGCGCTGGGCCGCTCCGTGCTGGCCACCGATGCGTCCAGCAGCACAATCTACTTGTTTGGCATGGGAGCTTCGCCGGAAGGCGACCGTCCTTTCGTGGACGAGTTGAACGTGCGCACGAAGAAAAGCCTACGCTGGTGGCGCTCGGCGGCACCCTACTACGAGGTGCCGCTCACAATTCTGGATGCCGGCAAACGCCAGCTCGTGACGCGCCGTGAGGCCGTGAACGAGGCCCCCAACTATTTCCTGCGCGACACGCGTGGTGGCCGGTTGGTAGCTCTCACCCGCTTCACCAACCCCTACGCTAGCCTCGGCGGCCTGAAAAAGCAGGTGCTCAAATACAAGCGCCCCGACGGCGTAGAGCTGACCGCCAACCTGTATCTACCGCCGGCTTACAAGAAGGAAGATGGCGCGCTGCCCACGTTGCTGGAGGCCTATCCCGTAGAATTCAAGGATAAGAAGGACGCCGGCCAGGTAAAAGGCTCTCCCTACGCCTTCACGCGCCTCTCGTGGGGCTCGCCGGTATACTGGGTGACGCAGGGCTACGCGGTGCTGCAGGGCACCAGCATTCCGATTGTGGGCGAAGGCGACAAACAGCCCAACGACACGTACACCGAGCAGCTTGTGGCCTCCGCCAAAGCGGCCATCGACGAAGGCCAGCGCCTGGGCGTGGTGGACCCCAAACGCGTGGCCGTAATGGGCCACAGCTATGGGGCCTTCATGACGGCCAATCTGCTGGCGCACTCGAGCCTGTTTAAAGCGGGTATTGCACGTAGCGGTGCCTACAACCGTACGCTCACGCCGTTCGGCTTCCAGGGTGAGGAGCGCACTTACTGGCAGGCTTCGGAAGTCTATAACGCTATGTCGCCGTTCAACTACGCCGACAAAATTAAGACCCCAATTCTGCTAATTCATGGTGAGGCCGACAACAACTCCGGCACGTTCCCGATGCAGAGTGAGCGGTTTTACAGCGCCCTGAAAGGCCACGGTGCCACGGTGCGCTACGTAGTGCTGCCTGCCGAGTCGCATGGCTATGCGGCACGCGAGTCCATCATGCACATGCTCTGGGAAATGAACTCGTGGCTGGACAAATACGTGAAGAACCCAGCAGCGGCGGAAACCGCCCCGACTGTTACGGAGGCTCCCGGCAACTAG
- a CDS encoding glycine zipper domain-containing protein: MKTLKIYVAMLSAVLMLGSTVASPEVHAQTKKSWSKKAKGAAIGGGAGAATGAVVGGGKGAIVGGVVGAAAGGVIGRKKDKKKDPVRYQEYSKKD, translated from the coding sequence ATGAAAACTCTCAAGATATATGTAGCCATGCTGTCGGCCGTACTTATGCTGGGCAGCACAGTGGCTTCGCCGGAAGTACATGCCCAGACCAAGAAAAGCTGGAGTAAAAAGGCCAAAGGTGCCGCCATTGGTGGTGGCGCTGGCGCCGCAACCGGTGCAGTAGTAGGTGGCGGTAAAGGTGCTATTGTAGGCGGCGTAGTAGGTGCCGCCGCAGGTGGCGTTATTGGCCGCAAAAAAGACAAGAAGAAAGACCCGGTACGCTACCAGGAATACTCGAAGAAAGACTAG
- a CDS encoding methyltransferase domain-containing protein, producing MEELTQHQVQDYYGRQLQTQQDLQTNACCTDDIPEAHKRILAQLEPEVLEKYYGCGVAVPPLVEGCTVLDLGSGSGRDAYLLSKLVGESGHVIGVDMTEEQLAVARRHIDAHTARFGYARPNVEFRHGYIEDLHTADLADNSVDVVVSNCVLNLSTDKEATYREIFRVLKPGGELHIADVFADRRIPESLRQDPVLYGECLSGALYTEDFRRLLHSLGIRDYRLTASRRLTIDNPEIEQKVGNIRFYSLTVRAFKLDLEDRCEDHGQVAIYNGTIPGHAHTFALDDHHLFETGRPMLVCGNTADMVSHTRYGAHFQVLGNKEQHFGLFPCGPTPATAASDNTAAASCGC from the coding sequence ATGGAAGAACTCACCCAACACCAGGTTCAGGACTACTACGGCCGCCAGCTGCAAACCCAGCAGGACCTGCAAACCAACGCCTGCTGCACTGACGATATTCCGGAGGCGCACAAGCGCATTCTGGCTCAGCTGGAACCTGAGGTGCTGGAAAAATATTACGGCTGCGGCGTGGCTGTGCCCCCGCTGGTAGAAGGCTGCACCGTGCTCGACCTGGGCTCGGGCAGCGGCCGCGACGCTTATTTGCTCTCGAAGCTGGTAGGCGAGTCCGGCCACGTTATCGGGGTAGACATGACCGAGGAGCAGCTGGCCGTGGCACGCCGCCATATTGATGCGCATACGGCCCGTTTCGGTTATGCCCGGCCCAACGTAGAGTTCCGGCACGGTTACATCGAGGACCTGCACACCGCCGACCTGGCCGACAACAGCGTGGACGTGGTGGTCAGCAACTGCGTGCTCAACCTCAGCACCGACAAAGAAGCCACCTACCGCGAGATTTTCCGGGTGTTGAAGCCCGGCGGCGAGCTGCATATTGCCGATGTGTTTGCCGACCGCCGCATTCCGGAAAGCCTGCGCCAGGACCCGGTGCTGTACGGCGAGTGCCTTAGCGGCGCGCTTTATACCGAGGATTTCCGGCGCCTGCTGCACAGCCTCGGCATCCGCGACTACCGCCTCACGGCCAGCCGCCGCCTCACTATCGACAACCCCGAAATCGAGCAGAAAGTCGGCAACATCAGGTTCTACTCGCTCACGGTGCGCGCCTTCAAGCTCGACCTCGAAGATCGGTGCGAAGACCACGGCCAGGTGGCCATCTACAACGGCACCATTCCCGGCCACGCCCACACCTTCGCCCTCGACGACCACCACCTGTTCGAAACCGGCCGGCCCATGCTGGTATGCGGCAACACCGCCGATATGGTGAGCCACACGCGCTACGGCGCCCACTTCCAGGTGCTAGGCAACAAGGAGCAGCACTTCGGCCTCTTCCCCTGCGGCCCGACTCCGGCCACCGCAGCTTCCGACAACACGGCGGCTGCTTCATGCGGCTGCTAA
- a CDS encoding nitroreductase family protein, with protein MLHPTSFDTQEFNRLIRARRSIQPVQFVPGQVIPDGVIEQLLENANWAPTHKRTEPWRFVVFSGAGLQKLADFQATLYRERAGEKFQQGKYEKLAANPLRCSHVIAIGMKRHAEVPEVEEIEAVACAVQNLHLSATAYGLGGYWGSGGITYLEEAKPFLGLGPDDRLLGFFSLGYVQQQPGKNIRKPLAEKVAWVRE; from the coding sequence ATGTTGCATCCCACATCCTTCGATACCCAAGAATTCAATCGTCTTATTCGGGCTCGGCGTAGCATTCAGCCTGTGCAGTTCGTGCCAGGGCAGGTCATTCCCGATGGTGTTATTGAGCAGCTCCTCGAAAATGCCAATTGGGCGCCCACACACAAGCGCACTGAGCCGTGGCGCTTTGTGGTGTTTAGCGGGGCAGGCTTGCAGAAGCTCGCCGATTTTCAGGCAACGCTGTACCGGGAGCGGGCCGGTGAGAAATTTCAGCAGGGCAAGTATGAGAAGCTGGCAGCCAACCCCTTGCGCTGCTCCCACGTCATTGCCATTGGCATGAAACGCCACGCCGAAGTGCCGGAGGTAGAGGAAATTGAGGCCGTGGCTTGCGCCGTGCAAAATCTGCATCTCTCAGCTACTGCGTATGGTTTGGGCGGCTACTGGGGCAGCGGCGGCATTACGTATCTGGAAGAAGCCAAACCGTTTTTGGGGCTGGGGCCCGATGACCGGCTACTGGGCTTTTTCTCGCTCGGCTATGTGCAGCAGCAACCCGGCAAAAACATCCGCAAACCACTAGCTGAAAAGGTGGCCTGGGTGCGGGAATAA